The following are from one region of the Actinoplanes sp. L3-i22 genome:
- a CDS encoding STM4012 family radical SAM protein — translation MISNSPYQGYLYAYPHKTSYRPLDPRPALADVWRDEPTDALFLYVHIPFCEMRCGFCNLFTRANAPAEQVTAYLRQLRVQASRVALDEAAFVRAAFGGGTPTYLDATELADLFDICTGVLGARMPGIPLSVETSPATATPDRLEVLTAFGATRVSIGVQSFLDAEAHAAGRPQRRADVERALGAIRDARVPVLNLDLIYGIDGQTPESWQLSLDAALGWRPEEIFLYPLYVRPLTGLGRRAASRDDWDASRLALYRQGRDTLLAAGYRQESMRQFRLPAVTADDGPDYSCQDDGMISLGCGARSYTRDLHYSFDYAVGISEVRAVLDDYLSRPAADFGYAEVGFRLDEVEQRRRWLIKSLLRTEGIDPYGYRKRFGTDPAADFPQLAQLTEAGLAEPGGLRLTPAGLERSDAIGPWFTSDPVRSAMAGYRPR, via the coding sequence ATGATCAGTAACTCGCCGTACCAGGGCTATCTGTACGCCTATCCGCACAAGACGTCGTACCGTCCGCTCGACCCGCGCCCGGCGCTCGCCGACGTGTGGCGCGACGAGCCGACGGACGCGCTCTTCCTGTACGTGCACATCCCGTTCTGCGAGATGCGCTGCGGCTTCTGCAACCTGTTCACCCGGGCCAACGCGCCCGCCGAGCAGGTCACCGCGTACCTGCGGCAACTCCGGGTCCAGGCGTCGCGGGTCGCGCTCGACGAGGCGGCCTTCGTCCGGGCCGCGTTCGGCGGCGGCACCCCCACCTATCTGGACGCCACCGAGCTGGCCGACCTGTTCGACATCTGCACCGGCGTCCTGGGCGCGCGGATGCCCGGCATCCCGCTCTCCGTCGAGACGTCGCCGGCCACCGCCACGCCGGACCGGCTGGAGGTGCTGACCGCGTTCGGGGCGACCCGGGTCAGCATCGGCGTGCAGAGCTTCCTGGACGCCGAGGCGCACGCCGCCGGCCGCCCGCAGCGCCGGGCCGACGTCGAGCGGGCGCTGGGCGCGATCCGGGACGCCCGGGTGCCGGTGCTGAACCTCGACCTGATCTACGGCATCGACGGCCAGACCCCGGAGTCCTGGCAGCTCAGTCTGGACGCGGCGCTCGGCTGGCGGCCCGAGGAGATCTTCCTCTACCCGCTCTACGTGCGCCCGCTCACCGGGCTCGGCCGGCGCGCGGCCAGTCGCGACGACTGGGACGCGTCCCGGCTCGCGCTCTACCGGCAGGGACGGGACACACTGCTCGCGGCCGGCTACCGGCAGGAGTCGATGCGCCAGTTCCGGCTCCCGGCGGTCACCGCCGACGACGGGCCGGACTACTCCTGTCAGGACGACGGCATGATCAGCCTGGGGTGCGGCGCCCGGTCGTACACGCGGGACCTGCACTACTCGTTCGACTACGCGGTCGGCATCAGCGAGGTCCGCGCGGTGCTCGACGACTACCTGTCCCGGCCGGCGGCCGATTTCGGGTACGCCGAGGTCGGTTTCCGCCTGGACGAGGTGGAGCAGCGACGACGATGGCTGATCAAGTCCCTGCTGCGGACCGAGGGCATTGATCCGTACGGGTACCGCAAGCGCTTCGGAACCGATCCGGCGGCCGACTTCCCGCAGCTCGCGCAGTTGACCGAGGCCGGCCTGGCGGAACCCGGCGGCCTGCGGCTCACCCCGGCCGGGCTGGAGCGCTCGGACGCGATCGGCCCGTGGTTCACCTCCGACCCGGTGCGCTCGGCGATGGCCGGATACCGCCCGCGATGA
- a CDS encoding M4 family metallopeptidase, translating into MPICFFIPSHITDHLARAARAQGLDADAAQRTAVASAAVRQQRRTMAATSLVAVTAPIPGRGDRQIFDDRGTFETGVRPVRGEGDKPVNAVNVNAAHDALGATRDFYREVLGRDSIDNAGSTLIGDVNFGDSYGNAFWDGTRMVFGNGDGQVFQDFTRDVGVCAHELSHGVTQYTAGLAYTEQSGAMNEAFSDIFGACVDQYVHKLDAGEHNWLIGEELMAERMYGEAIRSMAHPGTAYDNPVLGKDPQAAHMSQYVPNGDPHVNSGIVNRAFYLTAIELGSFPAARVFYAALRGLWPRAQFTDGAYLCAEQARILARDGRIGRNAPQTVRAAFRAVGIN; encoded by the coding sequence GTGCCGATCTGTTTCTTCATTCCGTCGCACATCACCGATCACCTCGCGCGCGCGGCCCGCGCGCAGGGCCTGGACGCCGACGCCGCGCAGCGCACCGCGGTGGCCTCCGCCGCGGTCCGGCAGCAGCGCCGCACCATGGCCGCGACCAGCCTGGTCGCGGTGACCGCGCCGATTCCGGGCCGCGGCGACCGGCAGATCTTCGACGATCGGGGCACGTTCGAGACCGGGGTCCGGCCGGTCCGCGGCGAGGGCGACAAACCGGTGAACGCGGTCAACGTGAATGCCGCCCATGACGCCCTGGGTGCCACCCGGGATTTCTATCGGGAGGTGCTGGGCCGCGATTCCATCGACAATGCCGGATCGACGTTGATCGGCGACGTGAATTTCGGCGACAGCTACGGCAACGCTTTCTGGGACGGCACCCGGATGGTCTTCGGGAACGGCGACGGTCAGGTCTTCCAGGATTTCACCCGGGATGTCGGCGTCTGCGCGCACGAACTGTCGCACGGCGTCACGCAATACACCGCCGGGCTGGCCTACACCGAGCAGTCCGGGGCGATGAACGAGGCGTTCTCCGACATCTTCGGCGCGTGCGTCGATCAATACGTGCACAAGCTGGACGCCGGCGAGCACAACTGGCTGATCGGCGAGGAGCTCATGGCGGAGCGGATGTACGGCGAGGCGATCCGCTCGATGGCCCACCCGGGAACCGCCTACGACAACCCGGTGCTCGGCAAGGATCCGCAGGCCGCGCACATGTCGCAGTACGTGCCGAACGGCGACCCGCACGTCAACAGCGGCATCGTGAATCGCGCGTTCTATCTGACCGCGATCGAGCTCGGCTCGTTCCCGGCCGCCCGGGTCTTCTACGCGGCCTTGCGGGGATTGTGGCCGCGGGCGCAATTCACGGATGGCGCCTACCTCTGTGCCGAACAGGCCCGGATTCTCGCCCGGGACGGCCGGATCGGCCGCAATGCCCCGCAGACCGTGCGCGCCGCCTTCCGCGCGGTCGGCATCAACTAG
- a CDS encoding STM4013/SEN3800 family hydrolase, with protein MRSLIGTHDILLVTLDTLRYDVAAELAAAGRTPHLARVLPGGAWERRHSPASFTYAAHHAFFAGFLPTPGSPGDHDRLYAAAFPGSATSGPDTWVFDAPDLPTALAEAGYHTLCLGGVGFFNRRTALGAVLPGLFTEAHWEPSFGVTAPDCLGAQLDQLERSLAAVPAGQPAFTFLNVAAMHQPNRHYAGRATDDRASHAAALEYVDGLMPRLFGLVSGRGRPVFAILCSDHGTAYGEDGHTGHRLGHEVVWTVPFAQFTLAAS; from the coding sequence ATGCGCTCACTGATCGGCACCCACGACATCCTCCTGGTCACCCTCGACACGCTGCGCTACGACGTGGCCGCCGAGCTGGCCGCCGCCGGGCGCACGCCGCACCTGGCCCGGGTCCTGCCCGGTGGCGCCTGGGAACGGCGGCACTCGCCGGCCAGCTTCACCTACGCCGCGCACCACGCGTTCTTCGCCGGCTTCCTGCCCACCCCCGGCTCCCCCGGCGACCACGACCGGCTCTACGCCGCGGCGTTCCCCGGCAGCGCGACGTCCGGCCCGGACACCTGGGTCTTCGACGCGCCCGACCTGCCCACCGCGCTCGCCGAGGCCGGCTATCACACGCTCTGCCTGGGCGGTGTCGGCTTCTTCAACCGGCGGACCGCGCTCGGCGCGGTGCTGCCCGGGCTGTTCACCGAGGCGCACTGGGAGCCGTCGTTCGGGGTGACCGCGCCGGACTGTCTCGGCGCCCAGCTCGATCAGCTGGAGCGCTCGCTCGCCGCGGTCCCGGCCGGGCAGCCGGCGTTCACGTTCCTCAACGTGGCCGCGATGCACCAGCCGAACCGGCACTACGCGGGGCGGGCAACCGATGACCGGGCCAGCCACGCCGCCGCCCTGGAATACGTCGACGGCCTGATGCCCCGGCTGTTCGGCCTGGTCAGCGGGCGGGGGCGGCCGGTCTTCGCGATCCTGTGCTCGGACCACGGCACGGCCTACGGGGAGGACGGCCACACCGGCCACCGTCTCGGTCACGAGGTGGTGTGGACGGTGCCGTTCGCGCAGTTCACCCTGGCCGCGTCATGA
- a CDS encoding STM4015 family protein, with translation MTFHHNDETFAGLPVTQFPAEGVTGPVAWRVDFQDEDVNDQEVLSEGFRAVFETFVAEHGATAEALVIGSWGYAAFAPAPLQQLQESAARLPRLRALFLGDITFDECEVSWMKVGDVSPLITAFPRLETLQVRGGEDFRFSPVASGSLRRLVVQSGGLPAAFSTAVLASKFPNLTDLELWLGTPDYNGDTRLADLRGVLDGTLFPQLRRLGLRNAEIADELAAAVAQAPVVARLESLDLSMGVLSDRGATALLAGQPLTHLRELNLKHHYMSEETAAAVVAALPETAVDVSEPQGADDDDRYVAVSE, from the coding sequence ATGACCTTTCACCACAACGACGAGACCTTCGCCGGCCTACCGGTGACCCAGTTCCCGGCCGAGGGCGTCACCGGCCCGGTCGCCTGGCGGGTCGATTTCCAGGATGAGGACGTCAACGATCAGGAGGTCCTCTCCGAGGGCTTCCGGGCCGTCTTCGAGACGTTCGTCGCCGAGCACGGCGCGACCGCGGAGGCGCTGGTCATCGGCTCGTGGGGCTACGCGGCGTTCGCCCCGGCCCCGCTGCAGCAGCTGCAGGAGTCGGCCGCCCGCCTGCCCCGGCTGCGCGCGCTGTTCCTCGGCGACATCACGTTCGACGAGTGCGAGGTCTCCTGGATGAAGGTGGGCGACGTGAGCCCGCTGATCACCGCGTTCCCGCGACTGGAGACGCTGCAGGTGCGCGGCGGGGAGGACTTCCGGTTCAGCCCGGTGGCCAGCGGGAGCCTGCGCCGCCTGGTCGTGCAGAGCGGTGGCCTGCCGGCCGCGTTCAGCACCGCGGTGCTCGCCTCGAAGTTTCCGAACCTGACCGATCTGGAGCTGTGGCTCGGCACCCCCGACTACAACGGCGACACCCGGCTCGCCGACCTGCGCGGGGTGCTCGACGGCACGCTCTTCCCGCAGCTGCGCCGCCTCGGCCTGCGCAACGCGGAGATCGCCGACGAGCTCGCCGCCGCGGTCGCCCAGGCGCCGGTGGTGGCCCGGCTCGAGTCGCTCGACCTGTCGATGGGCGTGCTCAGCGACCGGGGCGCGACCGCGCTGCTGGCCGGTCAGCCCCTGACCCACCTGCGCGAGCTGAACCTGAAGCACCACTACATGTCGGAGGAGACCGCGGCCGCCGTGGTCGCCGCGCTGCCGGAGACCGCCGTCGACGTCAGCGAGCCGCAGGGCGCGGACGATGACGACCGGTACGTCGCCGTCTCGGAGTGA
- a CDS encoding uridine kinase: MLSPARSRILAQVADAIPDHGRGFVRVGVDGPDGSGKTTLADELATTLRDRGRPVVRVSIDDFHQVRALRHRRGRDSPEGFWSDSYDYPRFRADVLDPFGPDGTGRYRPVAHDLATDARLEPDPRPAPPGTVLIVDGIFLHRDELAGSWDFSLFLEVPFTETARRMAARDGTPPDPADPGMRRYVDGQRLYFAACAPWRRATWVIDNTDPAAPVLSRA, from the coding sequence GTGCTCTCGCCCGCCCGGTCCCGGATCCTTGCCCAGGTCGCCGACGCGATCCCCGACCACGGCCGGGGCTTCGTCCGGGTCGGGGTGGACGGCCCGGACGGCTCGGGCAAGACGACCCTCGCCGACGAGCTGGCCACCACGCTCCGCGATCGGGGCCGCCCCGTGGTCCGCGTCTCGATCGACGACTTCCACCAGGTCCGCGCGCTCCGGCACCGCCGGGGCCGGGACTCCCCCGAGGGCTTCTGGTCGGACTCCTACGACTACCCCCGGTTCCGCGCCGACGTGCTGGACCCGTTCGGCCCGGACGGGACCGGCCGCTACCGGCCGGTGGCGCACGATCTGGCCACCGACGCCCGGCTCGAGCCCGACCCGCGGCCGGCCCCGCCCGGCACCGTCCTGATCGTCGACGGCATCTTCCTGCATCGCGACGAACTCGCCGGGAGCTGGGACTTCTCGCTGTTCCTGGAGGTGCCGTTCACCGAGACGGCCCGCCGGATGGCCGCCCGCGACGGCACGCCACCCGACCCGGCCGACCCCGGCATGCGCCGCTACGTGGACGGGCAGCGCCTCTACTTCGCGGCCTGCGCCCCGTGGCGCCGGGCCACCTGGGTGATCGACAACACCGACCCGGCCGCCCCGGTGCTCAGCCGGGCTTGA